In the Enterococcus saigonensis genome, one interval contains:
- a CDS encoding helix-turn-helix domain-containing protein produces MNLRSLLSKSMLRHLRLLELLYENHYGLPTETLMKELKCSLPVLLNDIRLINAEQDIAQIDKYKGLYQLKIHKSAPIRRLYAEFLHRSSEFQIFEALLYEHHDNITELAGALYLSVSNTQRYLKKIQVLLKEIGIELKHRPLRLEGKERSIRQLYYRYFSEKNYQIEIKLPGLTKNQQDSLVDYVKAFLVKNNFPQKHIFVHRLVYNLYISLWRMKNQHYFPSIQLQNKFLELPTGTKVIRCQHTVMQTFAISYEENWCKDSLWLLYSDSLIFSLEQLDFVRKNNVRAEAHFAIHQQLVYQLNAIFTRPLTQAEQLRLICTLQNFSFLYATAGTCVNILRLDKKDFVLQMSKIYPLGIAKIKQLVIEITKEHNFYFEKDFIIAYVYWLITFIPNWMERITLSYQKVKILLLSSLSPTLENYLAVQITQKIYGNFEILQGNYEKNFMNELEQYDLILTTDDLAFSDELPVLHIDSYLSAQHILLIQEKVSELTEKMFVDEIAS; encoded by the coding sequence GAACTTACGATCATTATTAAGTAAAAGTATGTTGCGGCATTTACGCTTATTAGAATTACTATATGAAAATCATTATGGCTTACCCACAGAAACATTAATGAAAGAATTGAAGTGTTCACTACCAGTTTTATTAAATGATATACGCCTTATCAATGCTGAACAAGATATTGCACAAATCGATAAGTACAAAGGCTTATATCAGCTTAAAATACACAAATCTGCTCCTATTCGTCGTTTATATGCTGAATTTTTACATCGTTCTTCTGAGTTCCAAATTTTTGAAGCACTCCTTTATGAACATCATGATAACATTACGGAACTAGCAGGAGCATTATATTTAAGTGTTTCCAATACACAACGTTACTTGAAGAAAATTCAAGTGTTGCTAAAAGAAATTGGAATTGAATTAAAACATCGTCCTTTGCGCTTAGAAGGGAAAGAGCGGAGTATTCGTCAGCTTTACTATCGGTACTTTTCGGAGAAAAATTATCAAATAGAAATCAAACTTCCTGGACTTACAAAAAATCAGCAAGACAGTCTTGTTGATTATGTGAAAGCTTTTCTTGTGAAAAATAATTTTCCACAAAAACATATTTTTGTTCATCGCTTGGTTTACAATTTGTACATTAGTCTGTGGCGTATGAAAAATCAACACTATTTTCCATCCATACAATTGCAAAATAAATTTCTTGAATTACCAACAGGTACGAAGGTAATACGTTGTCAACATACTGTTATGCAAACTTTTGCGATTTCCTATGAGGAGAATTGGTGCAAAGATTCTCTTTGGCTGTTATATAGTGATAGTTTAATTTTTAGTCTAGAACAACTAGACTTTGTTCGAAAAAATAATGTTCGTGCTGAAGCTCATTTTGCTATACACCAACAATTAGTTTATCAGCTTAATGCGATTTTTACGCGTCCGTTAACACAGGCAGAACAGTTACGGCTAATTTGTACTTTACAAAATTTTTCTTTTTTGTACGCTACTGCAGGAACTTGTGTGAATATACTTCGTCTAGATAAAAAAGATTTTGTTTTACAAATGTCAAAAATATATCCATTAGGAATTGCCAAAATAAAACAATTAGTAATAGAAATTACTAAGGAACATAACTTTTATTTTGAAAAAGATTTTATTATTGCTTATGTATATTGGCTCATAACATTTATTCCAAATTGGATGGAGCGCATAACTTTAAGTTACCAAAAAGTCAAAATTTTGCTACTTTCAAGTTTATCACCTACTTTGGAAAATTATTTAGCTGTTCAAATTACTCAAAAAATCTATGGTAATTTTGAAATTTTACAAGGAAATTATGAAAAAAACTTTATGAATGAGCTAGAACAATACGATTTGATTTTGACAACTGACGATTTGGCATTCTCTGATGAATTACCGGTGCTGCACATCGATTCATATTTATCAGCACAACATATTCTTTTGATACAGGAAAAAGTTAGTGAATTAACGGAAAAAATGTTTGTAGATGAAATTGCTTCTTAA
- a CDS encoding sensor histidine kinase codes for MRYLYQQLMAFWVVIAVILLIVGISFTQLTKRTMEDNNYRQLFGYAESVAKTAQNYAELPNASAATPDDSLHNSLLFTELALNQQDVNFVFVDKSGKSTYPNNANVHFSIAEKEWMALKAGERQKKTSDTNVFGEHEVTSYAMVPFNLEGEFYGALIVTQPAKNISDSVNAVTLNLFKGFIISSVIALIISYFYASMQVRRINRMKKATKEIASGNFDVQLPVHDKDEFDELADDFNKMTVSLKESQEEIERQEERRKQFMADASHEMRTPLTTINGLLEGLEYNAIPENQKENAVRLMKNETERLIRLVNENLDYEKIRTNQISIVVKKFNGTDALKNILTQLETKAEAAGNTLHFDVEEPIEVYADYDRFVQVVVNIIQNAIQFTQDGDIYVNLRKGYLETIVEISDTGIGMTEEQQRNIWDRYYKADPSRKNRKFGESGLGLPIVQQLVRLHKGTIKVESKLNEGTKFIITFPDVEIPDNNEAE; via the coding sequence ATGCGTTACCTTTATCAGCAACTAATGGCTTTTTGGGTCGTAATTGCCGTGATTTTGTTGATTGTGGGTATTTCTTTTACGCAATTGACTAAGCGCACAATGGAAGATAACAACTATCGACAATTGTTTGGGTATGCCGAATCAGTGGCTAAAACCGCTCAAAATTATGCAGAATTACCCAATGCCAGTGCTGCAACACCAGATGATAGTCTGCATAATTCTTTGTTGTTTACTGAGTTAGCATTAAATCAACAAGATGTCAATTTTGTTTTTGTAGATAAAAGTGGCAAATCTACTTATCCTAACAATGCAAATGTTCATTTTTCTATTGCTGAAAAAGAATGGATGGCGTTAAAAGCAGGAGAACGACAGAAAAAAACTTCAGATACCAACGTGTTTGGTGAACATGAAGTTACTTCTTATGCCATGGTTCCTTTTAATTTAGAAGGTGAATTTTATGGTGCGTTAATCGTGACACAGCCGGCAAAAAATATTTCAGATAGTGTCAATGCAGTGACATTGAACCTATTTAAAGGATTTATTATTTCAAGCGTGATTGCACTAATCATCAGCTACTTTTATGCCAGCATGCAAGTAAGGCGAATTAATCGTATGAAAAAAGCGACAAAAGAAATTGCTAGTGGTAACTTTGATGTTCAGCTACCTGTCCATGATAAAGATGAATTTGATGAATTGGCAGACGACTTTAATAAGATGACAGTTTCTTTAAAAGAATCTCAAGAAGAAATCGAAAGGCAAGAAGAGCGACGGAAACAGTTCATGGCAGATGCGTCTCATGAAATGCGTACACCGCTCACAACTATTAATGGGTTGCTGGAAGGCTTGGAATACAATGCTATTCCTGAAAACCAAAAAGAAAATGCTGTTCGCCTGATGAAAAATGAAACAGAACGCTTAATTCGTTTGGTCAATGAAAATTTGGATTACGAAAAAATCAGGACGAACCAAATTTCAATCGTCGTAAAGAAATTTAATGGAACCGATGCTTTAAAAAATATTTTGACACAATTAGAGACTAAAGCTGAAGCGGCAGGGAACACGTTACATTTTGATGTTGAAGAACCCATTGAGGTATATGCTGATTATGATCGTTTTGTTCAGGTCGTTGTGAATATCATTCAAAATGCAATTCAATTTACTCAAGATGGCGATATTTATGTTAATTTGAGGAAAGGTTACTTGGAAACTATTGTAGAAATTAGTGATACCGGAATTGGAATGACAGAAGAACAGCAACGTAATATTTGGGATCGTTATTACAAGGCAGATCCTTCACGGAAAAATCGTAAATTTGGTGAATCAGGCTTAGGTTTGCCAATTGTGCAACAATTAGTTCGTTTGCATAAAGGGACAATCAAAGTAGAAAGTAAATTGAATGAAGGTACGAAATTTATCATTACTTTTCCTGATGTTGAAATTCCTGACAATAATGAAGCTGAATAA
- a CDS encoding GAF domain-containing protein produces MVWTKEEKKAAYELLLLQQKGLLEIEDDLLANLANSSALLKETLPDTVFAGYYLFKENQLILGPFQGRVSCTRIELGKGVCGESAQKRQTVIVGNVKEYENYISCDSAAMSEIVVPLIKNNELIGVLDLDSSKTNSYDEIDQKFLEEYAQLLMK; encoded by the coding sequence GTGGTTTGGACAAAAGAAGAAAAAAAAGCTGCTTATGAATTATTATTGTTACAACAAAAAGGACTACTTGAAATTGAGGATGATTTATTAGCGAATCTGGCTAATTCATCGGCTTTGTTGAAAGAAACGTTGCCAGATACGGTATTTGCTGGTTATTACCTTTTTAAAGAAAATCAGTTAATTTTAGGACCTTTTCAAGGGCGTGTATCGTGTACGCGCATTGAGTTAGGTAAAGGTGTTTGTGGGGAAAGTGCCCAAAAACGTCAAACTGTAATCGTAGGAAATGTTAAGGAATATGAAAATTACATTTCATGTGACTCTGCGGCAATGTCTGAAATTGTGGTGCCATTAATAAAAAACAATGAGTTAATTGGTGTTTTAGATTTAGACAGCAGTAAAACAAATAGTTATGATGAAATTGATCAAAAATTTTTAGAAGAGTATGCGCAACTACTAATGAAGTAA
- a CDS encoding SdpI family protein — MIFLYVGVIMLVIGFCFFLFPAKKPNPIYGYPSVLAKKNSQNWQYAQKTNGLFLLGVGLFCSVIGFFLKETGNTNYFIAEMLLIPLPIIGVFAGTEELLQRFDRRQSVENRKGRGQE; from the coding sequence GTGATTTTTTTATATGTTGGCGTTATTATGCTAGTTATTGGCTTTTGTTTCTTTTTATTTCCAGCAAAAAAGCCCAATCCAATTTATGGCTATCCATCAGTTTTAGCAAAGAAAAACAGTCAAAATTGGCAATATGCTCAGAAAACAAATGGTCTTTTCTTATTAGGGGTTGGCTTGTTTTGTTCCGTGATTGGTTTTTTTCTAAAAGAAACTGGAAACACCAATTATTTTATTGCGGAAATGTTGTTAATTCCATTACCAATTATTGGTGTTTTCGCTGGGACAGAAGAATTATTGCAGCGCTTTGATCGTCGCCAGTCAGTGGAAAATAGGAAAGGTAGGGGACAAGAATGA
- a CDS encoding response regulator transcription factor, giving the protein MNVLMIEDNEAVSEMMQMFFLNEGWEATFKYDGQEGLDAFLAQPGHWDMITLDLNLPGLDGMAVAREIRKISKTVPIIMLTARDSESDQVIGLEMGADDYVTKPFSPLTLIARMKALHRRSELAEKVAVEKEDDETFDIVTKHFKMNTKTREAYLDDTLIEGLTPKEFDLLYTLAKKPRQVFSREQLLELVWDYQYFGDERTVDAHIKKLRQKIEKVGPQVIQTVWGVGYKFDDSGVA; this is encoded by the coding sequence ATGAATGTTTTAATGATTGAAGACAATGAAGCTGTCTCAGAAATGATGCAGATGTTTTTTTTAAACGAAGGTTGGGAGGCAACTTTTAAATACGATGGTCAAGAAGGATTAGATGCCTTTTTAGCGCAACCAGGTCACTGGGATATGATTACGCTCGACTTGAATCTACCCGGCCTAGATGGAATGGCGGTGGCTCGAGAAATTCGTAAAATTTCGAAGACAGTACCGATTATTATGTTAACAGCACGTGATTCAGAAAGTGATCAAGTTATTGGTTTAGAAATGGGAGCAGATGACTATGTTACAAAACCGTTTAGTCCGTTAACATTAATTGCCCGCATGAAAGCTTTACATCGTCGTAGTGAATTAGCAGAAAAAGTCGCAGTTGAAAAAGAAGATGACGAAACCTTCGATATTGTTACCAAACACTTTAAAATGAATACAAAAACAAGAGAAGCCTATTTAGATGATACATTAATTGAGGGCTTGACACCAAAAGAGTTTGATTTGCTTTATACCTTGGCGAAAAAGCCGCGTCAAGTCTTTTCACGAGAACAATTACTAGAATTGGTTTGGGATTATCAATACTTTGGAGACGAACGAACGGTGGATGCGCATATTAAAAAGTTGCGCCAAAAAATTGAAAAAGTAGGACCACAAGTAATCCAAACTGTTTGGGGCGTAGGTTATAAGTTTGATGATTCTGGGGTGGCCTAA
- a CDS encoding endonuclease/exonuclease/phosphatase family protein → MKKWLKFILIFIGIFFLVIIGYLSYVFLSYHRIPDNKDLSINSRQEARLETNKDYRALTYNIGYASYPPTYSFFMDGGTQARADSKGMVYKNLGGITSTVKKHNPDMIFYQEVDESGDRSYHVNEVHFLQKKFGNYNSVYGVNFDSPYLFYPFFEPIGKTKSGLVTLSKSSLSDAKRYQLPIDKGVTKILDYDRAFTVTKSPVKNGKELILINIHLSAYTKNKAVQNAQLKKITDFLAAEYQKGNYVLVAGDFNHDILGNAPEVFNTSKEPLTWTHPFPKDKLPQGFHIPTENLAKTQIPSARNLNEAYKKGHTFVTLIDGFIVSDNITVKKIAVVNTEFNYSDHNPVTLDFQLK, encoded by the coding sequence ATGAAAAAATGGTTGAAATTTATTTTAATATTTATCGGTATCTTTTTTTTAGTTATCATCGGCTATTTAAGCTATGTCTTTTTAAGTTATCATCGAATCCCAGATAACAAAGACTTAAGTATTAATTCTCGCCAAGAAGCACGATTGGAAACCAACAAAGACTACCGTGCTTTAACTTATAATATCGGTTATGCGTCTTATCCCCCTACCTATAGTTTCTTTATGGATGGCGGAACACAGGCACGAGCTGATAGTAAGGGGATGGTTTATAAAAACCTAGGCGGTATTACAAGCACTGTAAAAAAACACAATCCGGATATGATTTTTTACCAAGAAGTAGATGAAAGTGGCGATCGTTCTTATCATGTTAACGAAGTCCATTTCCTTCAAAAAAAATTTGGCAATTACAACAGTGTCTACGGAGTCAATTTTGACTCTCCTTATCTCTTTTATCCCTTTTTTGAACCAATTGGAAAAACGAAATCGGGTTTAGTTACATTGAGTAAAAGTTCTTTATCGGACGCAAAACGTTATCAGCTCCCAATTGATAAAGGGGTTACAAAAATTTTGGATTATGATCGCGCTTTTACAGTAACTAAATCTCCAGTAAAAAATGGAAAAGAACTGATTCTTATTAATATCCACTTATCAGCTTATACTAAGAATAAAGCAGTTCAAAATGCACAATTAAAAAAAATCACTGATTTTCTTGCAGCCGAGTACCAAAAAGGTAACTATGTTTTAGTTGCTGGCGATTTTAATCATGATATTTTAGGAAATGCACCGGAAGTCTTTAATACGTCTAAAGAACCTCTAACGTGGACCCATCCTTTTCCAAAAGATAAATTACCACAGGGCTTTCATATACCAACCGAAAATCTTGCAAAAACGCAGATTCCGTCTGCCCGTAATTTAAACGAAGCCTATAAAAAAGGGCATACTTTCGTAACTTTAATTGACGGTTTTATTGTTTCTGATAATATCACAGTTAAAAAAATTGCCGTAGTGAATACGGAATTCAACTATTCTGATCACAACCCTGTCACACTAGATTTCCAATTAAAGTAA
- a CDS encoding Cof-type HAD-IIB family hydrolase, with amino-acid sequence MTHKAIAFFDLDGTLLDDKSQVRPEIKVAMTQLKENNVLPVIATGRTEVEVAAIMKEANIDSDIIMNGAFIRVDGTVIFSDLYDKNLIEEVYSAARENNDAISFYNEKEIWCNEHNKFLLGAYNFIHTPVPPVNPDGYLTKPVNMLLILGQDNDNYYASKFPQLNFYRNTPFSLDTVKKTVSKGIAVKILQEKLGLTKVPSYAFGDGPNDLALFEACDIKIAMGNAVASLKEQADFITKKNTEGGIVHALKHFELI; translated from the coding sequence ATGACTCACAAAGCAATTGCTTTTTTTGATTTGGATGGTACTTTGTTGGACGATAAATCACAAGTGCGTCCTGAAATTAAAGTAGCTATGACACAGTTAAAAGAAAACAACGTCTTACCTGTAATTGCAACTGGACGAACTGAAGTCGAGGTCGCAGCGATTATGAAAGAAGCGAATATCGACAGCGATATTATTATGAATGGTGCCTTTATTCGCGTTGATGGAACTGTAATCTTTTCTGATTTATATGATAAAAATCTAATTGAAGAAGTTTATTCAGCAGCTAGAGAAAACAACGATGCAATTTCCTTTTATAATGAAAAAGAAATCTGGTGTAATGAGCATAATAAATTTTTATTAGGTGCCTATAACTTTATTCACACCCCTGTTCCACCTGTTAATCCCGATGGTTATTTAACTAAACCCGTGAACATGCTACTCATTTTGGGACAAGATAATGACAATTATTACGCAAGTAAATTTCCACAATTGAATTTTTATCGTAATACTCCTTTTTCTCTTGATACCGTAAAAAAAACCGTCTCAAAAGGAATTGCTGTTAAAATTTTGCAAGAAAAATTAGGATTAACGAAAGTTCCTTCTTACGCGTTTGGCGACGGCCCCAATGATCTAGCTCTTTTTGAAGCTTGCGATATTAAAATTGCGATGGGAAATGCTGTAGCATCATTAAAAGAACAGGCTGATTTTATTACAAAAAAAAATACCGAAGGCGGAATTGTCCACGCTTTGAAACATTTTGAGTTAATTTAA